In a single window of the Rhodanobacter sp. LX-99 genome:
- a CDS encoding diguanylate cyclase: protein MIPKLPPLADVLDLLPDAACVVDAEGHFLYVSASFERIFGYTRDEVLGRRIFDLVHPDDRAATVQQAEQVMDGALQRHFRNRYVHKDGHSVDIQWSARWLPEYGVRIGVAHEVTELRRAERELEHRASHDPLTGLSNRHQLQCELQYAIAHATQTGDGLAVLYLDLDGFKEVNDRGGHDAGDRLLREVAQRLQQGLRKGDLVARVGGDEFVALLPGCHDAEAARAVAEGLRACLGPPFTLPDGLFRLDASVGIACFPADGSDPDILLAHADRAMYAAKRQR, encoded by the coding sequence ATGATCCCGAAGCTGCCTCCCCTCGCCGACGTGCTCGACCTGCTGCCTGACGCGGCCTGCGTCGTCGATGCCGAAGGCCACTTCCTGTACGTCAGTGCGAGCTTCGAGCGCATCTTCGGCTACACCCGCGACGAGGTGCTTGGCCGGCGAATATTCGACCTGGTCCATCCCGACGACCGCGCGGCAACCGTGCAGCAGGCCGAACAGGTGATGGACGGCGCGCTGCAGCGCCACTTCCGCAACCGCTACGTGCACAAGGACGGCCACAGCGTGGACATCCAGTGGTCGGCCCGCTGGCTGCCCGAGTACGGCGTGCGCATCGGCGTGGCCCACGAGGTGACCGAACTGCGCCGCGCCGAACGCGAACTCGAGCACCGTGCCAGCCACGATCCGCTGACCGGATTGTCCAACCGTCACCAGCTGCAATGCGAGCTGCAATACGCCATCGCACACGCGACGCAGACCGGCGACGGCCTGGCCGTGCTCTACCTGGACCTTGACGGCTTCAAGGAGGTCAACGACCGGGGTGGACACGACGCCGGCGACCGCCTGCTGCGCGAAGTCGCACAGCGCCTGCAGCAGGGTCTTCGGAAGGGCGACCTGGTCGCCCGCGTCGGTGGCGACGAGTTTGTCGCGCTGCTGCCCGGCTGCCACGACGCCGAGGCCGCCCGGGCCGTCGCCGAAGGCCTCCGCGCCTGCCTGGGCCCGCCCTTCACGCTGCCCGACGGTTTGTTCCGGCTGGATGCCAGTGTCGGCATCGCCTGCTTCCCGGCGGACGGAAGCGACCCGGACATCCTGCTGGCGCACGCCGACCGCGCAATGTATGCAGCCAAGCGCCAGCGGTAG
- a CDS encoding nuclear transport factor 2 family protein — protein sequence MPRWNGITGRHWLLAVLMGLAASAGAVGPNPATRQLLKAEADACQAFEAGNANALRRALTADFTLVDSHGSVTNLEQNLAEVAAREPFYEEFRNHDQQVRLYGDTALIVGITSVRGRAGGEPFAANFRYTDTWIRRRGKWLLAASHASRLP from the coding sequence ATGCCACGATGGAACGGAATCACCGGAAGACACTGGCTGCTGGCGGTGCTGATGGGCCTCGCGGCCAGCGCCGGTGCGGTCGGGCCGAACCCGGCCACCCGCCAGCTGCTGAAAGCCGAGGCCGACGCCTGCCAAGCCTTCGAGGCCGGCAATGCGAATGCCTTGCGCCGCGCGCTCACGGCGGATTTCACGCTCGTCGATTCGCACGGCAGCGTGACGAACCTCGAGCAGAACCTTGCCGAGGTCGCCGCGCGGGAGCCGTTCTACGAGGAGTTCCGCAACCACGACCAGCAGGTGCGCCTGTACGGCGACACCGCGCTGATCGTCGGCATCACCAGCGTCCGCGGCCGCGCCGGCGGTGAACCGTTCGCCGCCAACTTCCGCTACACGGACACGTGGATCCGCCGCCGCGGCAAGTGGTTGCTGGCGGCAAGCCACGCCAGCCGGTTGCCGTAG
- a CDS encoding SRPBCC family protein, with translation MATNTLRLHRVLRAPPERIYRAFLDAEAIAKWLPPNGFTCKVHQLDARVGGSYRMTFTNFSTGNGHSFGGTYRELVPGERIKYNDRFEDPNLPGEMTTTITFRAVSCGTDMQVVQEGLPEAIPVEQCYVGWQESLVLLGKLVEAEIPD, from the coding sequence ATGGCCACCAACACCCTCCGCCTCCATCGCGTGCTGCGCGCCCCGCCCGAGCGGATCTACCGCGCCTTCCTCGATGCCGAAGCCATCGCCAAGTGGCTGCCGCCGAACGGCTTCACCTGCAAGGTGCACCAGCTCGACGCGCGGGTCGGCGGTAGCTACCGAATGACGTTCACCAATTTCTCCACCGGCAACGGCCACAGCTTCGGCGGCACGTACCGGGAGCTCGTGCCGGGCGAGCGCATCAAATACAACGACCGCTTCGAGGACCCCAACCTGCCCGGCGAGATGACCACCACCATCACCTTCCGCGCCGTGTCCTGCGGCACCGACATGCAGGTGGTGCAGGAAGGCCTGCCCGAGGCCATCCCGGTGGAGCAGTGCTACGTGGGCTGGCAGGAATCGCTGGTGCTGCTCGGCAAGCTGGTGGAAGCGGAAATCCCGGACTGA
- a CDS encoding GFA family protein produces MPYPRQLPATGTCRCGRVRVRITKPAMLTMACHCHGCQKMTGSAFSLSLAMPADGVEVLEGELVRGGLQGEHTHLYCAFCKSWVMTRPAGIEWLVNLRPSVLDPHADFVPFIETCTDARLSWASTPAKHSFAGFPAMEEYQPLVEAFAAEA; encoded by the coding sequence ATGCCCTATCCCCGACAGCTCCCTGCCACCGGCACCTGCCGCTGCGGCCGCGTGCGCGTGCGCATCACCAAGCCGGCCATGCTCACCATGGCGTGCCATTGCCATGGCTGCCAGAAGATGACCGGCAGCGCGTTCTCGCTGTCGCTGGCGATGCCTGCCGATGGCGTGGAGGTCCTGGAAGGCGAACTGGTCCGCGGCGGCCTGCAGGGCGAGCACACCCACCTGTACTGCGCGTTCTGCAAGTCATGGGTGATGACCCGTCCGGCAGGGATCGAATGGCTGGTCAACCTGCGCCCCTCGGTACTCGACCCGCACGCGGACTTCGTGCCGTTCATCGAGACCTGTACCGACGCCCGGCTCTCCTGGGCGTCGACCCCGGCGAAGCACAGCTTCGCCGGCTTTCCGGCGATGGAGGAATACCAGCCACTGGTCGAGGCATTCGCGGCCGAGGCCTGA
- a CDS encoding DUF885 domain-containing protein → MRSIHITALCVVATAALAAGCNREAPSVPAAGAPAASVAVVSDNARLEAAVDDFIDGMFQHYPTFAANAGKHEFDGKLPDYSPAGLKADADWLHAQRARFAAFGDDKLDESGRFHRDYVLAVIDGQLFWLEDSGFPYSNPAFYTGDLSPSMYLTRPYAPLPERMAAFVAYQEALPKAIAQIKANFKLPLPESYIELGVNSFGGYASFFKTDVPAIFAEVKDDALQARFKASNAAAIKATQDLADWLKAQKPHATHDYALGAEKFSRMLHATELVDLPLDQLKAIGESDLERNLAALKTACDKFAPGKPLSECVARESADKPAGGAVEGARKQLAGLRQFIVDKDLVTIPGPEQAKVEEAPPFNRWNFAYIEIPGPYEKNLPSVYYIAPPDPTWSKTDQQAYIPGKADLLFTSSHEVWPGHFLQFLHANRAHWKFGQLFVGYAFSEGWAHYAEEMMFDAGLDGATPEAHIGQLTNALLRDVRYLSAIGLHAGGMTVAQSERMFRDKAFQNPGNARQQAARGTYDPAYLNYTLGKLMIMQLRQDWIAAHPGPNALKAFHDQFLSYGGPPIPLVRARMLGGKPEARLWVAPTPATAKTEPAGSSR, encoded by the coding sequence ATGCGCTCGATCCACATCACCGCCCTGTGCGTCGTGGCGACCGCCGCGCTCGCCGCCGGCTGCAACCGGGAAGCCCCCAGCGTACCCGCCGCCGGCGCACCTGCCGCCAGCGTGGCGGTGGTCAGCGACAACGCCAGGCTGGAGGCCGCCGTCGACGACTTCATCGACGGCATGTTCCAGCACTACCCGACCTTTGCCGCCAACGCCGGCAAGCACGAGTTCGACGGCAAGTTGCCCGACTACAGTCCGGCCGGCCTGAAGGCGGATGCCGACTGGCTGCATGCGCAGCGCGCCCGGTTCGCCGCGTTCGGCGACGACAAGCTCGACGAAAGCGGCCGCTTCCACCGCGACTACGTGCTCGCGGTGATCGACGGCCAGCTGTTCTGGCTCGAAGACTCCGGCTTTCCGTACAGCAACCCGGCCTTCTACACCGGCGACCTGTCGCCCAGCATGTACCTGACGCGCCCCTACGCGCCCTTGCCGGAACGCATGGCGGCCTTCGTCGCCTATCAGGAAGCGCTGCCCAAGGCGATCGCCCAGATAAAAGCGAACTTCAAACTGCCGCTGCCGGAGTCGTACATCGAGCTGGGCGTGAACAGTTTTGGCGGGTACGCGAGTTTCTTCAAGACCGACGTCCCGGCGATCTTCGCCGAGGTCAAGGACGACGCCCTGCAGGCGCGATTCAAGGCGTCCAATGCCGCTGCGATCAAGGCCACGCAGGATCTCGCCGACTGGCTGAAGGCGCAGAAACCCCACGCCACCCACGACTACGCGCTGGGAGCCGAGAAGTTCTCCAGAATGCTGCACGCCACCGAACTGGTCGACTTGCCGCTGGACCAGCTCAAGGCCATCGGCGAGTCGGACCTTGAGCGCAACCTCGCTGCGCTCAAGACCGCCTGTGACAAGTTCGCGCCCGGCAAACCGTTGAGTGAGTGCGTCGCCAGGGAGAGCGCGGACAAGCCGGCCGGCGGCGCCGTGGAAGGCGCACGCAAGCAACTCGCTGGCCTGCGCCAGTTCATCGTCGACAAGGACCTGGTGACCATCCCCGGTCCCGAGCAGGCCAAGGTCGAAGAAGCGCCGCCGTTCAACCGCTGGAACTTCGCCTATATCGAGATTCCCGGCCCGTACGAAAAGAACCTGCCGTCGGTGTATTACATCGCCCCGCCGGATCCGACCTGGAGCAAGACCGACCAGCAGGCCTACATACCGGGCAAGGCCGACCTGCTGTTCACCTCTTCGCACGAGGTGTGGCCGGGGCACTTCCTGCAGTTCCTGCACGCCAACCGCGCGCACTGGAAGTTCGGCCAGCTGTTCGTCGGCTACGCCTTCTCCGAAGGCTGGGCGCACTACGCCGAGGAGATGATGTTCGACGCCGGCCTGGACGGCGCCACGCCGGAGGCCCACATCGGCCAGCTCACCAACGCCCTGCTGCGCGACGTGCGCTATCTCTCCGCCATCGGCCTGCATGCCGGCGGCATGACCGTCGCCCAGTCCGAGCGGATGTTCCGCGACAAGGCCTTCCAGAACCCGGGCAACGCCCGCCAGCAGGCCGCCCGCGGCACCTACGATCCGGCCTACCTGAATTACACCTTGGGCAAGCTGATGATCATGCAACTGCGCCAGGACTGGATCGCCGCACACCCGGGTCCGAATGCGCTGAAGGCGTTCCACGATCAATTCCTCAGCTATGGCGGCCCACCGATCCCGCTGGTGCGTGCGCGGATGCTGGGCGGCAAGCCGGAAGCCAGGCTGTGGGTGGCACCGACGCCTGCCACGGCAAAAACGGAACCCGCTGGATCATCCAGGTAA
- a CDS encoding SgcJ/EcaC family oxidoreductase has product MKASYFLLGFGILLAMAGLGGTASSHAASAGNDAAAIRQVMDQQAAAWNRGDVVEFVRSYKDAPDTTFVGASVRKGYRTILESYRKHYATKEQMGRLTYVELDVRLLPDAHGEVRYAAMTGRFHLDRTTHGEAARDDGVFSLLWEKTADGWKIILDHTS; this is encoded by the coding sequence ATGAAGGCAAGCTACTTTCTTCTCGGATTCGGGATTCTTCTGGCGATGGCCGGCCTGGGCGGCACGGCTTCCAGTCACGCGGCAAGCGCCGGCAACGATGCCGCCGCCATTCGCCAGGTGATGGATCAACAGGCGGCCGCGTGGAACCGCGGCGATGTCGTGGAGTTCGTACGCAGCTACAAGGACGCGCCCGACACCACGTTCGTGGGTGCCAGCGTGCGCAAGGGTTACCGCACGATCCTCGAAAGCTACCGCAAGCACTACGCCACGAAGGAGCAGATGGGTCGGCTCACGTATGTCGAACTGGACGTGCGCCTGCTGCCCGACGCCCACGGCGAAGTGCGCTACGCCGCCATGACCGGCCGCTTCCATCTCGATCGCACCACCCACGGCGAAGCCGCCCGCGACGACGGCGTGTTCTCGCTGCTGTGGGAGAAGACCGCCGACGGCTGGAAGATCATCCTGGATCACACCAGCTGA
- a CDS encoding NAD-dependent protein deacetylase: MTPLQQFTEVHRRLFVLTGAGCSTDSGIPDYRDRDGQWKRPPPVNYAAFMHEPATRRRYWARSMVGWRRFGSALPNTTHHALAGLEQRGQVELLVTQNVDRLHQRAGSERVLDLHGRLDEVRCMSCDWRLARRAFQQTLVERNPAWAQLDATDAPDGDADLEGHDFARFDVPPCPHCGGIVKPDVVFFGEAVPRERVEAATRAWQAADAVLVVGSSLMVYSGYRFVDAAARAGKPVAAVTLGRTRADALLTLKVDAPCHEALAFLREQARLVMN, from the coding sequence ATGACCCCACTGCAGCAATTCACCGAAGTCCATCGGCGCCTGTTCGTGCTGACCGGCGCCGGCTGCAGCACCGACTCGGGCATCCCCGACTATCGCGACCGCGACGGCCAGTGGAAGCGTCCGCCGCCGGTGAACTACGCCGCCTTCATGCACGAGCCGGCCACGCGCCGGCGTTACTGGGCGCGCAGCATGGTCGGCTGGCGGCGCTTCGGCAGCGCGCTGCCGAACACCACGCATCACGCGCTGGCCGGGCTGGAGCAGCGCGGCCAGGTCGAACTGCTGGTGACGCAGAACGTGGATCGCCTGCACCAGCGCGCCGGCAGCGAGCGGGTGCTCGACCTGCACGGCCGTCTCGATGAAGTGCGCTGCATGAGCTGCGACTGGCGGCTCGCCCGCCGTGCGTTCCAGCAGACGCTGGTCGAACGCAACCCGGCCTGGGCGCAGCTCGACGCCACCGATGCGCCGGACGGCGACGCCGACCTGGAAGGCCACGACTTCGCCCGCTTCGACGTGCCGCCCTGCCCGCACTGCGGCGGCATCGTGAAACCCGACGTTGTGTTCTTCGGCGAAGCGGTGCCGCGCGAACGCGTGGAAGCCGCCACGCGCGCCTGGCAGGCCGCCGACGCGGTGCTGGTGGTCGGCTCCTCGCTGATGGTGTATTCCGGCTACCGTTTCGTCGACGCCGCCGCACGTGCCGGCAAGCCGGTGGCCGCGGTGACGCTGGGTCGCACCCGCGCCGACGCGCTGCTCACGCTGAAGGTCGACGCGCCTTGCCACGAGGCGCTGGCCTTCCTGCGCGAGCAGGCGCGACTGGTCATGAACTGA
- a CDS encoding amidohydrolase family protein, translating into MPVQIRRLAAAWPSPGACRNILLAVALAGSCAASSAWAQVPQLSAQTQRFVKYAQPLLAITHVRVIDGNGTPALENQTVLLRDGLIAAVGRHVRLPKGATVIDGSGHTLIPGLVGMHDHMFYPAPKVNPEAKEAIYPEQASSFPKLYLAGGVTSIRTTGSTEPYTDLELKKAIDAGKIPGPKMHTTGPYLEGKGSFTPQMHELADAADATDTVNYWIGEGATSFKAYMHITRAELAAAIAAAHAKHIKVTGHLCAIGFTEAAGLGIDDLEHGLPVDTEFMAGKQPDVCPDTKLALAQLATMSVDDPRIRQLIKTLVSKHVAVTSTLPVFETFVPSRAPMDRRVLDAMLPETRAEYLATRERVARTPDSPWVKVFKLEQDFEHAFVQQGGTLLAGLDPTGYGGVIAGYGDQREVELLVEAGFTPLQAIQIATSNGARFMGEDRHIGSIEVGKAADLVLIAGNPAQNIKDIENVELVFKDGVGYDPVRLAKAANGTVGLR; encoded by the coding sequence ATGCCTGTGCAAATCCGTCGTCTCGCCGCTGCCTGGCCGTCGCCCGGCGCTTGTCGGAACATCCTGCTGGCCGTCGCGTTGGCTGGGTCGTGTGCGGCTTCATCCGCCTGGGCCCAGGTGCCGCAGCTGTCGGCGCAGACGCAGCGGTTCGTGAAATATGCGCAGCCGCTGCTGGCGATCACCCATGTGCGGGTGATCGACGGCAATGGCACGCCGGCGCTGGAAAACCAGACGGTGCTGCTGCGCGACGGCCTCATCGCGGCGGTCGGCAGGCACGTGAGGCTGCCTAAGGGCGCGACCGTGATCGACGGCAGCGGGCACACGCTGATCCCCGGGCTGGTCGGCATGCACGACCACATGTTCTATCCGGCGCCGAAGGTGAACCCGGAAGCGAAGGAGGCGATCTATCCCGAACAGGCGTCGAGCTTTCCCAAGCTGTACCTGGCCGGCGGCGTCACCAGCATCCGCACCACCGGCAGCACCGAGCCGTATACCGACCTGGAGCTGAAGAAGGCGATCGACGCCGGCAAGATCCCCGGACCGAAGATGCACACGACCGGGCCATATCTGGAAGGCAAGGGCAGCTTCACGCCGCAGATGCACGAACTGGCGGATGCGGCCGACGCCACCGACACGGTCAACTACTGGATCGGCGAGGGCGCCACGTCGTTCAAGGCGTACATGCACATCACCCGCGCCGAACTCGCCGCCGCGATCGCGGCGGCGCATGCGAAGCACATCAAGGTAACCGGGCACCTGTGCGCGATCGGTTTCACCGAAGCCGCCGGCCTCGGCATCGACGACCTGGAGCACGGGCTGCCGGTGGACACCGAGTTCATGGCGGGCAAGCAGCCGGACGTCTGTCCGGACACCAAGCTCGCGCTGGCCCAGCTGGCGACGATGAGCGTCGACGATCCGCGCATCCGGCAGCTCATCAAGACCCTGGTATCGAAGCACGTGGCGGTCACCTCGACCCTGCCGGTGTTCGAGACCTTCGTGCCCAGCCGCGCGCCGATGGACCGGCGCGTGCTGGACGCGATGCTGCCGGAAACCCGGGCGGAATACCTGGCGACACGCGAGCGTGTCGCCAGGACGCCCGACTCGCCGTGGGTGAAGGTGTTCAAGCTGGAGCAGGATTTCGAGCACGCCTTCGTGCAGCAGGGCGGCACCTTGCTGGCTGGCCTGGACCCCACCGGCTATGGCGGCGTGATCGCCGGCTACGGCGACCAGCGCGAAGTGGAACTGCTGGTGGAAGCCGGCTTCACCCCGCTGCAGGCGATCCAGATCGCCACCAGCAACGGCGCCCGCTTCATGGGCGAGGACCGGCATATCGGCTCCATCGAGGTGGGCAAGGCCGCCGACCTGGTGCTGATCGCCGGCAACCCCGCGCAGAACATCAAGGACATCGAAAACGTCGAGCTGGTGTTCAAGGACGGCGTGGGCTACGACCCGGTCAGGCTGGCCAAGGCGGCGAACGGCACGGTGGGCTTGCGCTAG
- a CDS encoding GNAT family N-acetyltransferase, translated as MNLAELDNPFWSSLRSRHRAIALCRGEAARYPAQFAPFLGVASAQADVAAAIASLVGPGESVYLLGVAPALPRGWVLDAFAPLAQMICPAPIAVVDGPAVIELTEAHRADVLALTALVYPHYFRPRTMELGRYFGIYQGGRLAAMIGERLGTDAQQEISAVCTHPDFNGRGYARRLIALLSNDNLERGRLPFLHVSHQNHRAKQLYEQLGYSHRRDIGFWSLCRA; from the coding sequence ATGAACCTGGCTGAACTCGACAACCCATTCTGGTCCTCGCTGCGCAGCCGCCATCGCGCGATTGCGCTGTGCCGCGGCGAGGCGGCGCGTTATCCGGCGCAATTCGCGCCGTTCCTGGGCGTGGCGAGCGCGCAAGCCGATGTGGCCGCTGCGATCGCGTCGCTGGTCGGCCCGGGTGAATCGGTCTACCTGCTCGGAGTGGCGCCCGCGCTGCCGCGCGGCTGGGTGCTCGACGCGTTTGCGCCGCTGGCGCAGATGATCTGCCCCGCGCCGATCGCGGTGGTCGACGGGCCGGCGGTGATCGAGTTGACCGAGGCGCATCGCGCCGACGTGCTGGCGCTGACCGCGCTGGTGTATCCGCATTACTTCCGCCCGCGCACGATGGAGCTGGGCCGCTACTTCGGCATCTACCAGGGCGGTCGGCTGGCGGCGATGATCGGCGAGCGGCTGGGCACCGACGCGCAGCAGGAGATCAGCGCGGTATGCACGCATCCCGACTTCAACGGCCGCGGCTACGCGCGGCGCCTGATTGCGCTGCTGTCGAACGACAACCTCGAACGCGGCCGCCTGCCGTTTCTGCACGTGAGCCACCAGAACCATCGCGCGAAGCAACTGTACGAGCAGCTCGGCTACAGCCATCGGCGCGATATCGGGTTCTGGTCGCTGTGTCGGGCATAG
- a CDS encoding DUF1615 domain-containing protein yields the protein MALLPIVALLLGGCTSQRTREAQPPSPVQVRAEIVRLMPAGASDREGWATDIHAAFAAQHIAPTASNLCAVLAVAEQESGFKVDPVVPGLAKIARREIDRRAAAKHVPGFVVDAALWLKSPDGRRYSERLAAARTEQQLSGIFQDFIGMVPLGKRLFGNFNPVHTGGPMQVSIAFAEAHARDYPYPVRGSIRDEVFSRRGGMYFGIAHLLGYPADYPQPLYRFADFNAGWYASRNAAFQNAVSVASGMPLALDGDLVSPDAGFGDPPGATELAVRSLGARLDMGDSAIHRALGQGERQDFADAKLYGRVFALAERMDGKPLPRAVLPGITLKSPKITRRLTTAWFAKRVDERWQRCMRRAG from the coding sequence ATGGCGCTCCTTCCGATCGTCGCCTTGTTGCTGGGGGGGTGCACATCCCAGCGCACGCGGGAGGCACAGCCGCCAAGCCCGGTGCAGGTGCGCGCCGAGATCGTACGGCTGATGCCGGCCGGTGCAAGCGATCGCGAGGGCTGGGCGACGGACATTCATGCCGCGTTCGCGGCGCAGCACATCGCACCGACCGCCTCGAACCTGTGCGCGGTGCTGGCCGTGGCGGAGCAGGAATCCGGCTTCAAGGTCGATCCGGTGGTACCGGGGCTGGCGAAGATCGCACGACGGGAGATCGACCGCCGCGCCGCCGCGAAGCATGTGCCGGGATTCGTGGTGGACGCGGCTCTGTGGCTGAAGTCGCCCGATGGCCGGCGTTACAGCGAGCGGCTGGCGGCGGCGCGCACCGAGCAGCAGCTGAGCGGGATCTTCCAGGACTTCATCGGCATGGTGCCGCTGGGCAAGCGCCTGTTCGGCAACTTCAACCCGGTACACACCGGCGGGCCGATGCAGGTCAGCATCGCGTTCGCCGAAGCGCATGCGCGCGACTATCCGTACCCGGTGCGGGGCTCGATCCGCGACGAGGTGTTCAGCCGGCGCGGCGGCATGTATTTCGGCATCGCGCATCTGCTGGGTTATCCAGCGGATTATCCGCAGCCGCTCTACCGTTTCGCCGACTTCAATGCGGGCTGGTACGCCAGCCGCAATGCGGCTTTCCAGAACGCAGTGAGCGTGGCATCGGGCATGCCGCTGGCGCTGGATGGCGACCTGGTGTCGCCCGATGCCGGCTTCGGCGATCCACCCGGCGCGACGGAGCTGGCGGTGCGTTCGCTGGGCGCACGGCTCGACATGGGCGACTCGGCGATCCATCGTGCGCTGGGGCAGGGCGAGCGCCAGGATTTCGCGGACGCGAAACTCTACGGCCGCGTGTTCGCGTTGGCCGAGCGGATGGATGGCAAACCGTTGCCGCGCGCGGTGCTGCCGGGCATCACGCTGAAGAGTCCGAAGATCACCCGCAGACTCACCACCGCGTGGTTCGCGAAACGCGTCGACGAACGCTGGCAGCGCTGCATGCGGCGGGCGGGCTAG
- a CDS encoding host attachment family protein, which translates to MKKIPTGAWVVVADGTGARLLRNVGKGLNVSLEQVKLVEPKDVANDGPAGRQPPERSMAEIDEATFAKQLARRLNAAALKNEFAHLVLVADPQTLGQMRPLLHEETTRRMVEELNKTLFRAPLEEIERALKATW; encoded by the coding sequence ATGAAGAAGATTCCCACTGGCGCATGGGTCGTGGTGGCCGACGGCACCGGCGCGCGGCTTCTGCGCAACGTCGGCAAGGGGCTCAATGTCTCGCTTGAGCAGGTGAAGCTGGTGGAGCCGAAGGACGTGGCCAACGACGGTCCGGCCGGGCGGCAGCCGCCCGAGCGCAGCATGGCCGAGATCGACGAAGCCACCTTCGCCAAGCAGCTGGCGCGGCGGTTGAATGCAGCGGCGTTGAAGAACGAGTTTGCCCACCTGGTGCTGGTGGCCGACCCGCAGACGCTGGGGCAGATGCGTCCCTTGCTGCATGAGGAGACCACCAGGCGGATGGTGGAGGAACTCAACAAGACGCTGTTCCGTGCGCCGCTGGAAGAGATCGAGCGCGCACTGAAGGCAACCTGGTAA
- a CDS encoding glutathione S-transferase N-terminal domain-containing protein, with amino-acid sequence MTRLSDFPIATRWPAAHPERIQLYSLNSPNGVKASIMLEETGLPYEPHLVDIGNGESHLPQFLALNPNGKIPAIIDPDGPGGEPLALFESGAILLYLADKAGRFIPADPARRWETIQWVFFQMASIGPMFGQVGFFNKFAGKAYEDKRPLGRYVNESKRLLGVLDGRLDGRRWLMGDDYTIADIATLGWVNNLITFYEARELVAFDSFAHVAAWLERGLARPAVKRGLQIPGKS; translated from the coding sequence GTGACCCGGTTGTCCGACTTCCCGATCGCCACGCGCTGGCCAGCCGCGCATCCCGAACGCATCCAGCTGTATTCGCTGAACTCGCCGAACGGGGTGAAAGCATCGATCATGCTGGAGGAAACCGGTTTGCCGTACGAGCCGCACCTGGTCGACATCGGCAACGGCGAGAGCCATCTGCCGCAGTTCCTCGCGCTCAATCCGAACGGCAAGATTCCCGCGATCATCGACCCGGACGGTCCCGGCGGCGAGCCGCTGGCGTTGTTCGAGTCGGGTGCGATCCTGCTGTACCTGGCGGACAAGGCCGGCCGGTTCATTCCGGCCGACCCGGCGCGGCGCTGGGAGACGATCCAGTGGGTGTTCTTCCAGATGGCGTCGATCGGACCGATGTTCGGCCAGGTCGGCTTCTTCAACAAGTTCGCCGGCAAGGCGTACGAGGACAAGCGCCCGCTCGGGCGCTACGTCAATGAATCGAAGCGTCTGCTCGGCGTGCTCGACGGCCGGCTCGACGGCCGCCGCTGGCTGATGGGCGACGACTACACCATCGCCGACATCGCCACGCTGGGCTGGGTCAACAACCTGATCACGTTCTACGAGGCGCGCGAACTGGTGGCGTTCGACAGCTTTGCCCATGTCGCCGCATGGCTCGAACGTGGACTGGCGCGGCCGGCGGTGAAGCGCGGGTTGCAGATTCCCGGCAAGAGCTGA
- a CDS encoding barstar family protein gives MTSKVLGIDLHDAGRDGVYRIAPDDPATLADDARRAGLHLLRLDLAHCRDADDLLHRLAGAFAFPAGAGHGWDALAAGLGDLHWLPAPGYVLLLDHAQALQVEAREAFGRLHRMLDGVAKHWHARGIPFFVFLEYPDNETRDAAIDA, from the coding sequence ATGACAAGCAAGGTGCTGGGAATCGATCTGCATGACGCCGGCCGCGACGGCGTGTACCGCATCGCGCCGGATGACCCGGCCACCCTGGCGGACGACGCCCGGCGTGCCGGCCTGCATCTGTTGCGGCTCGACCTCGCGCACTGCCGCGATGCCGACGACCTGCTGCATCGCCTGGCCGGAGCGTTCGCGTTCCCGGCCGGCGCCGGGCACGGCTGGGATGCTCTGGCCGCAGGCCTGGGCGATCTCCACTGGTTGCCGGCACCCGGCTATGTCTTGCTGCTCGATCACGCACAGGCACTGCAGGTCGAGGCACGCGAGGCATTCGGAAGACTGCACCGGATGCTGGACGGCGTGGCGAAGCACTGGCATGCACGCGGCATACCGTTCTTCGTGTTCCTGGAATATCCCGACAACGAGACGCGCGACGCCGCCATCGACGCGTAA